From the genome of Syntrophobacterales bacterium:
GATGAACCCTTACTGCGACTGGTCGCCCGATCTCAACGAGCTGGAAAGAAAGGTGAAGAGCCACCGGTCGATTGTCGGCATCCTCGTCATCAATCCCGATAATCCCACCGGCTATGTATATCCGGAGGAGGCCCTCCGGCGGATAGTCGAAATCGCCAAAACCTACGACCTCTTTCTGATCTTCGACGAGACGTACCAGAACATCATTTACAACGGGAAAAAGACGGCGCCGTTATCGGATATCATCGGCGATGTTCCCGGCATCTCCATGAAGGGGATCTCCAAGGAGTTTCCGTGGCCCGGCGCCCGCTGCGGCTGGATGGAGTTTTACAACGCCGACAAGGATGAAACCTTCGCCCGGTATATCGACGCCATCCTGACCCAGAAGATGTCGGAGGTCTGCTCGACGACGCTGCCGCAACTGGCGATTCCCAGGGTTATGGCCCACCCGGAGTATCAGCCCTACCTGAAAGAAAGGGTTACCAACTATGAAAGGCTCTCCAACACCGCCTATGAAATTCTGAAGGACCTGCCCTATGTCATGGTGAACAGGACCTGCGGCGCCTTTTATATGACGGTTGTTTTCAACGAGGCGGTGCTCAACAACAACCAGCGGCTGGCGATCGCCCAGTTAGACGTCCGCACCTACATAGAGGAGCTTGTTGCCGAACCGATCGAGCAGGACAAGCGCTTTGTCTATTATCTGCTGGGGGCGACCGGCATCTGCGTCATTCCGCTCACCTCGTTCTTTACCGATCTGCCGGGATTTCGCATGACGCTCCTGGACCGGGACGAACAGAAGTTCGAGCATGTTGTCAAGACGATTGGAGAAAAGATTGTAGAGTATGTGGAATCGGCCCGCTGAAACCAGCACGGGCCGATTTTGTGAAAATTATGAGTTACGCCCCTCAGGTTTAGACCCCTATTTTTTTACCGGGGACGACGAGTACCGGAACAGGCGACTGCCGGACGATTTTTTCAGCCACGCTTCCCAGAACCGCGTGTTTTAGGCCGGTTCTGCCGTGCGTGCCAACAACAACGATGTCGATGCCTTCTTTTTTAGCAAAATTAAGCGCTTCCTCATCTTCGCGGCCGATCTTGATCACGGCGTGCACATGCTCCTTGTTTTTTATCTTGCTAAGATAAAGATCTTCAAAATTTTGCTCGATTGCCTTCCGGTGGGCATCCTCGACCTTCTTCCATTCCTTGGCGCTCAAATAACCCTCTACATAGTGCGGATAATTATTCGGGTATGTCATCACATGCAGGATGTACAAATCACTCCCATCCCGCCGCGATATTCCGAACGCGTAACTGAAGGCCTGGTCTGAATTTTTGGAAAAATCCGTGCAGAAAAGCACCTTTTCGTACCTTGGATATTCAACCATTTTTTGTTCCTCCTCTCATCAGTGAAAAGGGTTTAAACTTCTTTACATAATGGCTATCCCTGC
Proteins encoded in this window:
- a CDS encoding pyridoxal phosphate-dependent aminotransferase is translated as MRFDIARSGNGLVYEIRNIVNVANRLKQSGVEVVWENIGDPIQKGEKIPEWMKDVLTDLLHEDATYGYSPTKGMEATREFLAQRVNCRGKVQITADSILFFNGLGDAIARAYGAIRVDARIIMPEPTYSTHLLAEVLHASFPPNTYRMNPYCDWSPDLNELERKVKSHRSIVGILVINPDNPTGYVYPEEALRRIVEIAKTYDLFLIFDETYQNIIYNGKKTAPLSDIIGDVPGISMKGISKEFPWPGARCGWMEFYNADKDETFARYIDAILTQKMSEVCSTTLPQLAIPRVMAHPEYQPYLKERVTNYERLSNTAYEILKDLPYVMVNRTCGAFYMTVVFNEAVLNNNQRLAIAQLDVRTYIEELVAEPIEQDKRFVYYLLGATGICVIPLTSFFTDLPGFRMTLLDRDEQKFEHVVKTIGEKIVEYVESAR
- a CDS encoding universal stress protein, giving the protein MVEYPRYEKVLFCTDFSKNSDQAFSYAFGISRRDGSDLYILHVMTYPNNYPHYVEGYLSAKEWKKVEDAHRKAIEQNFEDLYLSKIKNKEHVHAVIKIGREDEEALNFAKKEGIDIVVVGTHGRTGLKHAVLGSVAEKIVRQSPVPVLVVPGKKIGV